In Papaver somniferum cultivar HN1 chromosome 9, ASM357369v1, whole genome shotgun sequence, the genomic stretch acccaaatactcttcctccgattTTGTTCGGTTACATGATTCAGATGAGCcatcaattgaatcatcacttgaatactcaagcttagtgaactcaattttttttccatgttttttttcttcatcttctctaactttactcaataattctatttcttttttagaaaacccatctgattttttaatctcactaattatttttaacttaatcatttcactaatcattacactaactaatattaacactaactaatcattacccaaaattaatcagtaGGGTAGtttagatattaatataaatatctagagtCAGTACAAATGAATGGGATTGGAATTTGATGGCGACATCAGTTCTGGGTCTCATCGTCGGATACAAGTGAAGAAGTTTAATGATGGAGCTGCTGTCCATTTCACGGTTCATTCACAGATGAAGTAAAATGAGAAATATGGTGCGAGATCGAGATGTGGGCTAAGCTGATAGATGTTTCAAATCATTTAGATGGGTTTGGTGGTAATGGAATGACTACTACAAGCAATTAGGGATTTGATCTCACTGTTTTTAATGGAATTTGGGGGTGTTGACCTAAGCTGAAATTGGGCTTAACTCAAAGTTCTCAATGAAGAAAAAATGCACAGCAACAAAGAAGAAATGGGTTTCATCCATTGAAGATTTGGGGGTTTTCTTAGTCGTCCGAGATTGGTGTTGGCTGCCATATTAGATTATTGTTTTCGAATTCAGTCAACAGCGGCAACAACAATAAACAATTGATTTGGAGATTTCTGGTGCAAACTGGAATTCATTGTTCTTGAGATAATTAAGGTAGGAaatgtcaacaacaacaacaaatggaGTTGGTGTTTTGCTGGTGGTGATTCAATTGATCTGGGAAAGTTGTGAATGGTGGCTATTAAAGTAGGGGGTATTGGTGTAGTTTGAGCAGTGAAGTGTGAGTCCAAATGGAGGCGTTTTTCCGTGATCTGAAGATGGGTCTTGAGGTGGTCCGATGTTAGCTGGATTGGTACCAGACAAGTGAACATGATGTGTTTGAGAAATTGTCTCAATAAATCAAacaatggaagaagattttgAGCTGAAACAAGATGGAGAAAGGGGTTTGTCTGATGATGTTGTTGGGTGTGATTGTTTGAGGTACAAAGCTAATGTTGCTGGTGATGACTTGAAGTCTGCAATGGTTGGAAGTTGAACTGAACAGCAGCAGCTCTCTGCAAAGTGGTGATGATTCTAGTGTTCCCTACAAACACTAGTGTTGTTGCTATTGTTGTACAGCTCTGAACTCAATGGCATTATTGCAGTCAGTTGTGATGATTAGACAGAAAATAAGAAGCTGGTGCTGGTGTGAAGATAGAAAGTGAAGTTGGGGTCCGAGTGTTGACTGATTTGATTATGCTGCGAAGAAGGTGCTTGGTTGAACTGTTAGAAGCGTTGTGGTCGATGGAAGTGAGTGCCTAAATTTAGAAGCTCAGTGAATGGAAATTGATTGTATTAGTTGTATGCAGACATGGTAATGGCCTGGAGTTGGAAATGGTATTTGAACTGAATGGGTTTGGTATACGGCCTGTTTGTGACTGGATTGGGCTTGGGCAATGCTTGGATGGTCCAGCTGGAAGACTGCACGACACCTATAAATATGCATGAGAGAAAGATTCAAGGGGAGGCCGCATACAGGGAAGAAACGAGGTTTACATTTTCTTTCCTTCACCATGCTTAGCTTATTATTTTCGATATCACtttctatggtttttgagaaaggcATGACTTGCTAAATcattgttagggtgaaaggatgaacttaTAGACTAGATTATTTGTGTTTATGAACAAGAGTTTCTTTAAATCAAAAGCTTTATTTTATGTTTGAGTATCTCTTATTAGGTGATTGTTTTTattgatcttttcatgttttatgccaaGTATACTACATAGGTAAGCTATATAGACAACCCCATTGAGACCTGATTTGTTATAGATTAATGAACATTCTTCAACTTTGTATGCCATTTATACATAGTGTTTAGGATGTCTACTTTTAGGTCGAGATCAAACAATCCTTAGTCGATTATCAATAAatcttaatgacatatcttccaTGTTTAAGTAGCCAGGCGTTGCCGTTTTACATGAGTAAAATAGAGACTCCCGTGataaatcacaagtaaacctagcCTATAAAGGATTCCCGGATCCTTAACCTTTTCTCATCTTGCTCATCACTTTAATAATTTTATTTGCATCCGatttatttgcttgtttcttaGTATACATTTCAGAAAATCTCCTATTGAATTGATATTGATTAGGAAGTTGattgtattagttagaagtaatttagaaacactcctcgtgggaacgaaccacatttgATGTTGTCTAcattttcgacaccgtgcacttgcggtaaaacaaagtcggtcttccgacacatcaagtttttggcgccgctgccggggagtggttgcgaAACACTCTTATTGATATGTTCAATTTTCTAGTCATAGTTTCTGTACATAGTGTATTttcgtttttattttctttttagttccttttcatatttcttttagaattttctttGCAGGTACTCTTGTTGCGGCGTTGACGTTTTACCAAGAGAATGAGTCCAGGCCTCTCGGAGAATACATGTATGGACCACAATATCTGGAGATTCGGGAACAAaatcgtctcaggtatggaaATCCTTATCAGCATTACTGCGAAATTGATGATTATCCACATGAGTACCAAAGTTACCATCGGGATGATTTGTCGCATGCTGAGATTCTCAACCAGAATATAGCTAGTTTGGAAAGACGGTTAGAGATGCTAGAAAACCAGAGGTCATATGAAAATAATAACCAGGTTTATAGTAACTCGTGTTCCACAGAATTCTTTGATCATTCACATATGTACCAAACCCAATACCATGGGGATAATTATTTGCATGAGGTATGTGAACAATCTTTGAATTGGCAGCACAATGAGGTTTTAGACTATAGAAATTTGAGCTTGGAAGATAGCTTAAGGTTGTATACATTAAAAATTAGTCGAAAAACTTCTCAACTTCAACAGACCACTCAAAAAGCTTTAGAGAACATTGAATATCAAGTAGGTCAAATGGCTAGACAGTTGGAGGAGGAACAAAGTTGGTTCCCAAACCAGTCTCATTCCCTATCTAATTGTACTTCATAGTATAATGATTATTCTTCTGAGGAAGAAACTGATAATGATCAACTTGTAGAAGTTCTGAGTGTAAGTGAGGATACCCAAAATTCTCGAAATTCAGATAATTATGATGTAGAAGAACCTGAGTATGTAGAGGATGCCACTGTTGA encodes the following:
- the LOC113310419 gene encoding uncharacterized protein LOC113310419 isoform X4: MRERFKGRPHTGKKRGTLVAALTFYQENESRPLGEYMYGPQYLEIREQNRLREWVFTYAWLIIVFAGCCCVSPSLCLRLLVAPKQGTITNCFVDFIPSLLSQT